In Methanomicrobium antiquum, one DNA window encodes the following:
- a CDS encoding transglutaminase-like domain-containing protein has protein sequence MTKKDRKKDHFFIAYNEKIKRTNKKTGEIETISGDFQHVIINGEEFVDVKDSLIPYKRENFPFSIYDIDFTKIKDSEDLFINGKKENKNLVRHIGIKGKEYIFLNGSYEEFRRFAYSSDKLLKNKKTKNIITIGAVFLVLIATTVIFLFGVGDETAEAALDLGSKISTYAGFSDYTSEEKIKSGYYKKTFSWEFDGRSDKFLWSNAESPRQFSITANISKNSYYQSQKADHLSRNFSEYIYNTHNQEAVEQIAEKIRSSGEKYGYGKYENAMNAASFVQNCIVYASDKETKNSGEYWRYPVETLIDGTGDCEDTAILLAAILDQMDYDVITFGLLGVGENKNEGHVAVAVKDVINPVCGNCALIEFKGENYLYLESTNNWDVGFIPYDYYGKLAIEGAIE, from the coding sequence ATGACAAAAAAAGACAGAAAAAAAGATCATTTTTTCATTGCATATAATGAAAAAATAAAAAGGACTAATAAAAAAACCGGTGAAATAGAGACAATTTCAGGGGATTTTCAGCATGTCATAATTAATGGAGAAGAATTTGTTGATGTCAAAGATTCACTCATTCCGTATAAAAGAGAAAATTTTCCTTTCAGTATTTACGATATCGATTTTACTAAAATCAAAGATTCAGAGGATCTTTTCATAAATGGGAAAAAAGAGAACAAAAATTTAGTCAGACACATTGGCATCAAAGGCAAAGAATATATTTTTTTAAACGGCAGTTATGAAGAATTCAGAAGATTTGCTTATTCATCAGATAAACTTTTGAAAAACAAAAAAACAAAGAATATAATTACTATTGGTGCAGTTTTCTTAGTTTTGATAGCCACAACAGTCATTTTTTTGTTTGGTGTGGGTGACGAAACCGCAGAGGCAGCACTTGATCTTGGAAGTAAAATCAGCACATATGCAGGTTTTTCGGATTATACATCTGAAGAAAAGATTAAATCGGGATATTATAAAAAAACCTTCTCCTGGGAATTTGATGGAAGGAGTGACAAATTTTTATGGTCAAATGCAGAATCACCCCGACAGTTTTCAATAACTGCAAATATCTCTAAAAATTCATATTATCAGTCTCAAAAAGCTGATCATTTAAGCAGAAATTTTTCAGAATATATATACAATACACACAATCAGGAGGCAGTAGAACAGATTGCTGAAAAAATACGCAGTTCAGGAGAAAAATACGGATATGGGAAATATGAAAACGCAATGAACGCAGCATCATTTGTTCAAAACTGCATTGTGTATGCCAGTGATAAAGAGACAAAAAATTCTGGAGAATACTGGCGCTATCCTGTTGAAACATTAATTGACGGCACAGGAGACTGTGAAGATACAGCAATCCTTCTTGCGGCAATACTTGATCAGATGGATTATGATGTCATAACTTTTGGTCTTTTGGGGGTTGGAGAGAACAAAAATGAGGGACATGTCGCAGTGGCAGTAAAGGATGTTATCAATCCTGTGTGCGGGAACTGCGCACTGATTGAATTTAAAGGTGAAAATTACCTTTACCTTGAATCTACAAATAACTGGGATGTTGGATTTATACCTTATGATTATTATGGAAAACTGGCAATAGAAGGTGCAATAGAATAA